The genome window GTCCTGGACAATGTCAGCTTTCACATAAAAAAAGGGGAAGTGCTCGGGCTTGTCGGGGAATCAGGCTGTGGAAAGAGCGTAACCTCCCTTTCGATCATGCGCCTGTTTAAAGATACGACTGGGGAAATCACGAACGGGGAAATCAAGTACAACGGAACGAATCTTTTGTCCATCTCGGAAAGCAGTATGCGCGGAATTCGGGGGAAAGAGATTGCTATGATTTTCCAGGAGCCGATGACATCTCTCAATCCCGTGATGAAAATCGGTGAGCAGCTTATGGAATCCATTCGTCTGCATCTCGGCTATTCTGACAAACAGGCGAGAGAGCACGCGGTGAATATGCTGACCAAGGTAGGAATTCCGAGACCACAAGAGATCATGAGCGAATATCCGCACCAATTGTCCGGCGGGATGAGACAACGGATCATGATCGCGATGGCCATGTCGTGTCGACCGAATCTGCTGATTGCAGATGAGCCTACAACCGCACTGGATGTCACGATCCAGGCGCAAATCCTCGATGTGATGAAGCAGCTCCAAGCGGAAGAGCATATGTCGATGCTCTTGATCACGCACGACTTGGGCGTCGTGGCGGAGATGTGCAATCGCGTGGTTGTCATGTACGCAGGCCGAGTGGTGGAAGAAGCGTCTGTGTACGATTTATTCGATGACCCGAAACATCCTTATACAAAGGGCTTGATCGGTTCGGTTCCAAAACTGGGTCAAAAACGTTCCAGGCTCGATTCGGTCCCGGGCAATGTACCAAATCCGAACCAGATGCCAAAAGGCTGCAAATTTGCCCCGCGGTGCAAGGAGGTCATGCCTGTTTGCTGGGAGGCAGAACCGGGCATTACAGCCTCAGGTCCAGAACGCTTCTGCCGCTGCTGGCTCTATCGTGAAGAAAGTAGGGATGTGCATGTCTAAGTCACTAGTGGTTGTAGACGGGATCAAAAAAACCTTTCCGATAGACAGTGGATTTTTGGGCAGCAAAAAAAGCGTGAAGGCAGTCAATCACGTCTCCTTTGAAATCAAGGAAGGCGAGACATTCAGCCTGGTCGGGGAGAGTGGATGCGGCAAGTCTACTACGGGACGTTTGGTGACGAGGCTGCTGACCCCCGATGAGGGAAAAATCTGGATCAATCAGGAAGAAATCTCAAAGATGAATGAAAACCGGCTGCGGGAAGTGCGTAAGCAAGTGCAAATGATTTTTCAGGACCCGTATGCTTCGCTCAACCCGAGAATGAAAATTCGTGAAGTCGTAGGGGAGCCACTCGTCATCCATACAAACCTATCTACAGCGGAAAGAGAAAAGATCGTAGCTGAAATGCTGGAAGTGGTCGGGTTAAATAGCTACCATGCGGACAAATTCGCCCATGAATTCAGCGGTGGACAAAGGCAGAGGATCGGCATCGCGCGTGCCCTCATTTTAAAGCCGAAATTAATCGTGGCGGATGAACCCGTGTCTGCGCTGGATGTATCCATTCAGTCGCAAATTTTGAATCTGCTCAAAGATTTGCAGGAAGAGTTTCACCTGACGTACTTGTTTATTTCCCATGACTTGAGTGTGGTGGAGCATATCAGCGATAAAATCGGCGTGATGTATCTGGGCTCTCTGGTAGAATCGGGACCGAAAGAATCCATTTTTGCAAATCCCCAGCATCCGTATACCAAGGCACTGCTCTCCTCTGTTCCAATTCCCGACCCGCGAGCAAAAAGGGAGCGTATCCTGCAAGGGGATGTGCCGAGTCCGGTTAACCCGCCATCAGGCTGTCTATTTCATACTCGCTGTCCGTACAGCATGGATATATGCAAGACCACTGTCCCTCGCTTGCGGGAAACAGCAGAACAAGGTCATTTCGCGGCCTGCCACTTATGAGCAGTGAATAGCCAAGGAAAAAGGAAGGGTACCATGCGCAGGACGGGTGATTTAAAGCTAATTCAAGAGTTGAATCGATCCATCATACTAGACACGATCCGTCATTA of Brevibacillus choshinensis contains these proteins:
- a CDS encoding ABC transporter ATP-binding protein, which produces MSENIIEVKHLQTQFTRDNKKTVVLDNVSFHIKKGEVLGLVGESGCGKSVTSLSIMRLFKDTTGEITNGEIKYNGTNLLSISESSMRGIRGKEIAMIFQEPMTSLNPVMKIGEQLMESIRLHLGYSDKQAREHAVNMLTKVGIPRPQEIMSEYPHQLSGGMRQRIMIAMAMSCRPNLLIADEPTTALDVTIQAQILDVMKQLQAEEHMSMLLITHDLGVVAEMCNRVVVMYAGRVVEEASVYDLFDDPKHPYTKGLIGSVPKLGQKRSRLDSVPGNVPNPNQMPKGCKFAPRCKEVMPVCWEAEPGITASGPERFCRCWLYREESRDVHV
- a CDS encoding ABC transporter ATP-binding protein, giving the protein MSKSLVVVDGIKKTFPIDSGFLGSKKSVKAVNHVSFEIKEGETFSLVGESGCGKSTTGRLVTRLLTPDEGKIWINQEEISKMNENRLREVRKQVQMIFQDPYASLNPRMKIREVVGEPLVIHTNLSTAEREKIVAEMLEVVGLNSYHADKFAHEFSGGQRQRIGIARALILKPKLIVADEPVSALDVSIQSQILNLLKDLQEEFHLTYLFISHDLSVVEHISDKIGVMYLGSLVESGPKESIFANPQHPYTKALLSSVPIPDPRAKRERILQGDVPSPVNPPSGCLFHTRCPYSMDICKTTVPRLRETAEQGHFAACHL